Genomic DNA from bacterium:
ATGAAAATTTTTAAGGATAAAATTTTTAGATTTTTTGTGATATTTTTTTCTTTCCTTTCAATTGTACCACTTTTATTTTTCTTTTTTACAATTTTGAAAAAAGGATTTACCGCAATTAACTGGGAATTTTTAACTTCATTACCGAAACCGCCTGGAGAAATAGGAGGAGGGATTTTAAACGGAATTGTCGGTAGTTTCATTTTAATTTTTTTAGCATCTTTTTTTTCAATACCAACAGGTATTTTCCTTGGTCTTTTTCTCTATGAATTCAGTGATAAAAAATTTGGAGAATTTTGTAATACTTTAATAGATGTTCTTCAAGGAATACCATCAATTGTTATAGGAATTATTGCTTATTTATGGATAGTAAAACAAATGGACCACTTTTCCGCAATATCTGGAGCAATTGCTTTATCTTTAATCTTTTTACCTATTATTATAAAATCCACAAAAGAAAGTCTTCAAATGATACCATTTTCGCTAATAGAATCTTCTCTATCACTTGGTGCTACATATCCGAGGACAATTTTAAAAGTTATACTCCCTTGTTCTTTAAATGGTATTATATCAGGAATTTTAACTGGTATAGGAAGAATTGCTGGAGAAACTGCTCCATTGCTTTTTACTGCTTTTGGTAATCCTTTTCTTAATTTTAATATTTTAAAACCAGTAAGTTCTTTACCTCATTTAATTTTTGTATATACAATGAGTCCTTATGAAAACTGGCATAAACATGCATGGGGATGTGCTTTAATACTTGTAATTATTGTTTTATTTTTGAATTCTATAAGTAAAATAGGATTTAGAAGATGGAAAGTGAAATTATAAAGATTGAAGATTTTTCGGCAGGATATGG
This window encodes:
- the pstA gene encoding phosphate ABC transporter permease PstA yields the protein MKIFKDKIFRFFVIFFSFLSIVPLLFFFFTILKKGFTAINWEFLTSLPKPPGEIGGGILNGIVGSFILIFLASFFSIPTGIFLGLFLYEFSDKKFGEFCNTLIDVLQGIPSIVIGIIAYLWIVKQMDHFSAISGAIALSLIFLPIIIKSTKESLQMIPFSLIESSLSLGATYPRTILKVILPCSLNGIISGILTGIGRIAGETAPLLFTAFGNPFLNFNILKPVSSLPHLIFVYTMSPYENWHKHAWGCALILVIIVLFLNSISKIGFRRWKVKL